Genomic segment of Myxococcales bacterium:
AGTGATCCTCGCCTTCCACCTTCACATCGTGGATGCGGGCGTTAAGTATGTCGGCCGTCTTCTTGACTATGTCATTTCCAAGAGCCTCGCGCATCATATCCCTTTTGCGACGCGCGGCATCCGGCCCTGACGAATCGTCTGATATAACTCCCACGATTACAGACATTTTGTTTTTGAAAAATTTTTCCATAAGGTCGTCGAGCTGTTTTTTGCGATCCTCTTCAGTGAGCATATCTGCGTAGAGCATGTTGTTGAACGACAGTTTAACCAGCGAACCATCTATCCCCACGAAAACACCGTTCTGAAGTATCGATGCGATCTGGGGTCTCTGTATCGACACCCATCGCATGAATTCCAGCCATCTCCCCCCCCCTCCGTCGGAAGGAGAAGAAGAGGAAGAAGCGGGCTCGAACTTGAGCGCCGCAGCCTGTTCAGGAGATTTCTTCGAGGTGGAGGGAGCTTGCACGGGAATCGCGGAATCTTTAACTTGCCGCCTCGCGCCGGGAGAAACTATATCGTCTATTCGCGCCAATATCTCACCGATGTTTTTAACGTCGGAGGCCCTGACCATCCTCATAACTCCTATTTCAAGCAACATCTTCGGAAATGCCGAGCGGGAAACGTCTTCAGCTATTCGATACCAGACGTTGAACATCCCAAGCATCTCCTCGGAAGCTCTTCCGGAGACGAGTTTGACGAGCATGGCAACCTCGTCTGGCGGAAGATCGATTCCCTTTGAATCGCCTTTACATTCCGAGATAACCAGCATGTGGCGGATCAGCTCCAGAATCTCGACGGCGAACCTCACCAAGTCTATTCCGAACCTGTAGGCATCCTCGAGCAGGGATAACGCAGAGGCAGAATCACGATTCATGACAGCGCTCAGAAAACCGTAAAGGCGTTTTCGGTCGAGTGTGCCAAGCATCCTTCCGATCACCTCGGAAGTTATCTCATCCCCCGAGAAGGCAATCGCCTGATCGAAGAGCGATTCCGCATCGCGCAGCGATCCGGTCGCCTCGTGCGCTATTATTCTCAAGGCGGAGTCATCCACCTTTACCCCCTCGTTGCCGGCTATCCTTGAAAGCTCCTTCGCGATAAGCGTCGACGGAATTCTCCTGAAATCATAACGCTGGCATCTGGAAAGAATCGTGGCCGGAATCTTGTGCGACTCGGTGGTGGCGAACATGAAGATCACGTGCGCCGGCGGCTCCTCGAGGGTTTTCAGCAGCGCATTGAAGGCGCTTGTGGAAAGCATATGAACTTCGTCCACAATGTAGATTTTATATTTGGCCGACGAGGGCATGTACCTGACCCGCTCGCTTATCTCGCGCACCGCATCGACGCTATTATTGGAAGCGCCATCGATTTCCTGAACATCCATCAGAGTTCCGGAGGTTATCTCTCTACAGTTCTGGCATTCTCCGCACGGCTCGGCATCTACCGGTGAAAAACAGTTGAGCGCCTTGGCCAGAATTCTTGCGACGGTGGTTTTGCCTATTCCGCGGGCTCCGGTAAACATATAGGCATGATGCAACCTTCCCGACTTGATCGCGTTCTTCAAAGTTGTAGTGATGTGGTCCTGCCCCACGACATCGGAAAATTTCTGGGGGCGATATTTTCTGGCCAAGACCTGATATGACATATTTCGCCTCTGTTCTTCTTTAAAAACGCACGACAAGCGCGTGGCCCTTCACACAAAACCGCACGAATAGAAAAAAGAGGCGGCCAGGTTGAACCACGGCGCATTCCAAGATCGGGTACCGTTGCTCCCTTCCGGGCCTGGCGGGGTTCACCGCCTTAAAAGAATCGCATGGGACCCGACCGCCTTTTTTTTGAGAAAACATGCCAAAACAACCTGCAAGTGCGGCTTAAAGCAGATTTGCCGCCTATTGGCAAGAAGTGAAAACCCCATCCAGCAGGATAAAAAGAACTCATAGGTTTATACTATTTATACACAACTTTATCTTTGCCCAACCGATAAGGAAGGTGAAATTGACAGCGTATAGGGTTAGGAGAAAAAATGAGTGATTTCTATCGCATCGATGTCGGAAACACCCCCCCCACCAGCAACGCCTGAACCTGTAGAGCTCGCCGCCAACTTGCCAGCGATTCCGAGTCGCTATCCGTTCAGCAAAGATTTTATGCAGGTATCCAGTTATGAGCAGGGAACTTATCTTCAGTTGCTCTGGGAAAAGTATCTCGATGTAGCGCATAGTCTGGGTTCGAGAGTGGGCCCCACCCCTCTGAATGATCACCTCCTTTCGGTAGGCAATGATCTTTCTCTCATTAAAAAGGTCGATAGCGTGACTCTCAACCCACTTCAACTTCTTGCCCCCGTGATGTTCGGGAATTATGCGATTGGTGAATACAAGCGCATCTCTGAATCTTTGGAATCATGGTTTACTGAATCCTGGGTCAAAAAGCTTGTGGACACTGTGAGCATGATAACAGAGATAAGCTCCAAGATGTTCGCATCAGGAAGTTTTCCAATTTCACCAATTCACAACGCTGTTAGAAAAGTTGCAGAATTACACGAGGAGGCTCAAAAGGAGTCTGACAGCTTTTTTGCATTTCACCAAAAGTTGAACAAGGCGATAAAGTCCACGCTGAATATAATGCAGGTTCCTAACGAAGAGGTGGAAAGGGCGAGGGAAGTGATGATGGTCGGAGCATCGCTCATCCACGATCTTAACAATATAAACACGGCAGTTTTAGGTGCCAGCGAACTAGGCAATTTCTTCCTGAAGAGAGGAAATAATCAGGAAGCCATGGAAAAAATCTTGGAGACGATAGGAATTTTCAAATACGACTATTCAGAATCAGCGGCGAATTTGGCGCTCAGGCTTCTCTCTCCGAGAGGAAGGGATTACGACGTTTCAGTAAGTTTATCCAGCAAAGTCAATCTGAAGTTGCCAAGCAACATGGAGTTCGCATATTTCCGCTCGATATACGAGCTGCTTCTAAACTCGATAAAATACCGCGACCCAAACAAAGCGACAAAAATCGCCAGCATCAGACAGTTCATCAGAGGAAACAACTTCGTCACAACCATTGAGGACAACGGATCAGGAATCGAAAATGTAGAAAGCGCCCTCAACCCCGGAAACCGTTTCCACCAGCACCTCGCTGGTGGAACAGGAATGGGACTGGCCTCCGTATCGAAGCTTGCGCAGCAGCATGGCTGGAATTTCTCCATACATTCCACACCAGGAATCGGAACCATGGCGACGATCGAAATGGGCCTGAAACAACTTCCCATGTTGAGTGCAAATCCCGCGGGTCAGATGTTCAATTCCGGCACTTTCATGCACACTTCACCTAGGACCTCGCCGTTGCCGTTTTCCGCTTCAAATTTCGCAATTACTTCATCCATGGCCTTCGTAAAAACCTGCTGGCTCCATTGAAATATTGTATGCGCCCCCATCCTGGTATATAGGGTGAATCGATGGAAAAATTTCATCCAATAAAGATCGGGACCCTCTCTCTGAAGAACAACCTGATAGCCGCTCCTATGGCCGGGCTCTCAGCGCTACCGTATCGCGTCCTAGCGATGGAAATGGGATGCGCGCTGGCGATGTCTGAGATGGTATCGGCAGAAGGTACGATCAGGGCCGGAGAAAAAACAAAGCGCTACTTCAAAAATGACGAAAGCGTCCGACCCTTCGGACTTCAGGTATTCGGGGCAAACCCTGAAAGCATAGGCAAGTCGATTGAGATGCTCTCTTCCGAGCCAGTCGACCTCTTCGACATAAATATGGGATGCCCCGTGCACAAAGTCTGCAAAAAGGGGGCTGGCGCAGCGTTGATGAAAAATCCCGAACTCGTATCGAAAATAGTAGCCGCAGCAAGAAAGGCGACCGAAAAACCCCTCACCATAAAAATACGCGCTGGCTGGAATTCTAAGTCCATCAACTGCATCGAGATAGCCAAGATAGCCGAGAGCTGTGGAGCTGACGCAGTTGCAATTCATGCTCGGACGCGCGAACAGGAATTTAGCGGCAAGGCCGACTGGAGCCACATAGCCGCGGTCAAATCCGCGCTGAAAATTCCCGTCATAGGAAATGGCGATATCAAATCCCGCCACGATGCTTTGGAGATGATCGAACAGACGCGATGCGACGCAATTATGATAGGACGTGCTGCAATTGGAAATCCTTGGATATTCAGGGCGATACTCGATTCTGACTTCAGTGAGCCCGGTCGCAAGGAGAGGCTGCTCACTGCGACGAGACACCTCGAAATGTTGCGAGAATTTCTTGGCGAACATTCCGCGGCTCTTGCAATGCGATCGATAATATCATGGTACACTAAGGGGATACCGGGAGTGAAGGAATTCATGCGCAATATCCAGAGATCCAAGGGCACAGCCGAAATGAAGAGTTTGATAGATCAATTTGCCGCAAACATTTGAATCTCGGACGGGAAGAACTGCTATGAAAAAACCTGCCGTAACACTGAAAAAGATGTTGGTGGTGGCCACCGCCTCGGAAGCCAGAAGAAATCTGATAACGGATCTCGGAATAGATCCTATTCTGGAATCAGTTGATATAGACGAAAGTGCAATCGCAGGAGAGGGGCTTCACGATTACGTGAGAAGGCTGGCAATATCCAAGGCCTCCGCCGTCATCCCTCCTTCCGCTGAAAGCATAATCGTCTCCGTTGACACTGCGATAGGAATAGAAGATGCTATCGTAGGCAAGCCGTCAGACGAAACTCACGCTATAAAAATATTGAAGGAGCTTTCCGGAAAAACGCATGAGGTATTGAGCTCGATCGCGCTGCGTGATGTTGAATGCAATACTATCGACGTCGAAACCACGCGCACCAAGGTTCGTTTCAACATTTTATCCGATGCCATGATCAGCTGGTATATCTCAACCGGCGAATGGAAAAATCGCGCAGGCGCTTACGCGATACAGGGGAAAGGGATGTCGCTGGTGGAATCCCTGGATGGATGTCTCACTAACGTAATAGGGATATCGATCCCTTCTTTTATCAGGATGATCTCGAAATACACCCTCTGATGGGCAGAGATAAAACTCAAGCGGCGGATGTAAAATCAATTCGCAGTTACGAAGCTCCATTCGTAAATGAATTTATTGCAATCACCATCGCCACTTCTGCCTGCGAGACATTCCCCGTCGACATCTTCGAACGCTCCGGAAATCCTTGCGAAGTATCTGGTCCCCGGCAAGAGTTCCTCATCTGGTTCAAAGGCAATATTGGCAATAGGAGAATTTTCCCTGTAAGATAGCGCGCCATTCACATAATCGCCCTCTTCGGAAAAGATTTCGAAATTTTCATCTTCGAGGATGGACAGATCTACCATGCCGTCGAATACAATTTTTATCGCACGCGATACCGACACGCCCGCCTCGCCGTCCGAAGGGGATGTCATCGCTATTTTTACGCGCCTTGGAAGCATCGTGCGAAAACTCGCAACCATTCCGGGAAAGGTATCGCCATCCTGATAAACTATGGAGTCAAGAATGCATAGCGCATAGACGGCTCCCTCCTTCAACTCATCATATGGTCGTATGGCGAAATTTATTCTATCGTAGGTAGAAACGGCGGCTGGCACGGAAAGCTTGAGGTCGCATATACCTGCAAATAGCCCGTCCCTCTCATCGCTGCTTGTCGAGGATTCTACATCGGCGATGTCGAGCAGAAAGATATTTTTTTCATTCCCTGCGCCGCGTTGAAGCGAGCGCGGAAATTTTATCTCTATCGACACATCCGATCTGACGTGTGAGGCTCCGTTCTCGATGCTAAGCTTCACAGTCTCATACAATCCGCTCTCCGTGTCCGCACGTTGACTCGAAAGGTGATCGAGATCCATCGGATCCATTCCGCACGCAGATGCGATAAGGATCACCAGGAAGAATAGCACAATTTTAATCCCTCTCTTTACGCTCACCTCCATCACGCCCCCCGGTTTTGCAAACTTCAAAGAGCAAAAGGAGTGCCAAAATATTGTCCATTACAAACATTTGATATTATTTAATAAAACCCAAAAAGCCGGAAAAATTCCGCGAAATAGTCAATATAGCGACGCCCTATTTACGAAAAGGATAAAGATGGCAAGCCGATCACTTGTTAACAGCCGGTGGATTTCCGCGAATTATAGGGGCAGAGCTCTTGGCAGAGGTCGCAACCGTATCTCCCTTTCAGGAGTTCTGAAAACCACCCGCCAGCCCTCACCTCACGCTCGATACTGAGGTAGGAGAGACAGTTGCGCGCATCGAGCCTGCGCGGCTCCAACAACGCGAAGGTGGGACAGCTTCTGATGCAGAGATCGCATTCGCCGCATAGATCGGCGACCGGATGATCGGTCGGAATTTCTATATCAGTCATAATCTCGCCGAGCAAAATCCACGATCCAAATCTCTCATTTATAAGCAGCGTATTTTTCCCGATCCAGCCTATCCCCGCGCGGGCAGCCAGCGCTTTTTCGAGGATGGGACTAGTATCGACGCATATCTTAAAATCGGCGCCTGGATTTCTCTTTTCTATCTCAGCCGTGATCTCCTCCAGCTTCTTTCGAATGAAGGCGTGGTACTCAACGCCGCGCGCAAACCTCGCCACCTTTTGGAAGGGATTTCCCGATTCATCTTCTCTTAAACCAGATGGAACTCCACCCTGCTCATCATCAGCCGCAACTACTCCATTTTCGCCATACGGATAGGCGAGGCAGATGACGCTCTTTGCAGATTTTAAAAGGGACTTCGGGTCGCAGCGCATCGCCGGGTTTCGTGCCAGCCACGACATGCCTGCGATCCTCCCGCTGGATATCGCCCCCTCGAGTCCTGAAATCTCCTCGACGGGATCCGCAGAGGTAACGCCTACGGCGCAGAACCCAAGCTCGAGCGCCCTGTTTTTTATGATTTCCCTCATTCCCCTCTCCTCGGGGGAAACAAACCGTCTGCATCCCCAATGTAAGATATTGATCTTATTAACTTTATGAACAAAGTCATTCAAAATATCTTGCGATCTAGGGAGACAAACCGTTTCTCTCCCCCGAAATGACTCCCCCGAAATGACGAAACATTTGGCAATGATGAGCCGATAACTTATCATGGGAAGGACCATTTGAAAAAATATGTCCATTGAGAAAATAAATGCCCAGATGGTGGGGCTCCCCCCATCCTGGATGAGCCGCATGGTCTCAAAAAGCGGCGCCTTCGGTAATGCCGAAGAGATAAAGAAGATACTCGGAGAACCGATTCCACAGATCGTCGACCCGAAGGATCTCCCGCCCGAACTTGCCGCCTTTTTCGCACCGAAGGGGCTTCTCGACAGGATTCGCAAAAAGCTCGCGATGATATCGCGAAAAAAAGGGGGCAAGATACTCCCTGCAAAAAACACGATCGCATCAGTCGACGATGAGGACAACGTCTATGTAGGTGTCGATTTTCTGGCCCAGTATGGGGACGACGAAAATCTCATCGCTGGCATCCTCGCCCACGAGTGGGGCCATATGATGAGCGATTTACCGAAAAACGTGGACTGGTCGAATATGAGCTATGAAGATCTCCATGCGATCAGGCGCGATGAAGAGGGTGACGCCGACGGC
This window contains:
- the dusB gene encoding tRNA dihydrouridine synthase DusB, whose protein sequence is MEKFHPIKIGTLSLKNNLIAAPMAGLSALPYRVLAMEMGCALAMSEMVSAEGTIRAGEKTKRYFKNDESVRPFGLQVFGANPESIGKSIEMLSSEPVDLFDINMGCPVHKVCKKGAGAALMKNPELVSKIVAAARKATEKPLTIKIRAGWNSKSINCIEIAKIAESCGADAVAIHARTREQEFSGKADWSHIAAVKSALKIPVIGNGDIKSRHDALEMIEQTRCDAIMIGRAAIGNPWIFRAILDSDFSEPGRKERLLTATRHLEMLREFLGEHSAALAMRSIISWYTKGIPGVKEFMRNIQRSKGTAEMKSLIDQFAANI
- a CDS encoding Ig-like domain-containing protein, yielding MEVSVKRGIKIVLFFLVILIASACGMDPMDLDHLSSQRADTESGLYETVKLSIENGASHVRSDVSIEIKFPRSLQRGAGNEKNIFLLDIADVESSTSSDERDGLFAGICDLKLSVPAAVSTYDRINFAIRPYDELKEGAVYALCILDSIVYQDGDTFPGMVASFRTMLPRRVKIAMTSPSDGEAGVSVSRAIKIVFDGMVDLSILEDENFEIFSEEGDYVNGALSYRENSPIANIAFEPDEELLPGTRYFARISGAFEDVDGECLAGRSGDGDCNKFIYEWSFVTAN
- the queG gene encoding tRNA epoxyqueuosine(34) reductase QueG; translated protein: MREIIKNRALELGFCAVGVTSADPVEEISGLEGAISSGRIAGMSWLARNPAMRCDPKSLLKSAKSVICLAYPYGENGVVAADDEQGGVPSGLREDESGNPFQKVARFARGVEYHAFIRKKLEEITAEIEKRNPGADFKICVDTSPILEKALAARAGIGWIGKNTLLINERFGSWILLGEIMTDIEIPTDHPVADLCGECDLCIRSCPTFALLEPRRLDARNCLSYLSIEREVRAGGWFSELLKGRYGCDLCQELCPYNSRKSTGC
- a CDS encoding sensor histidine kinase, coding for MISIASMSETPPPPATPEPVELAANLPAIPSRYPFSKDFMQVSSYEQGTYLQLLWEKYLDVAHSLGSRVGPTPLNDHLLSVGNDLSLIKKVDSVTLNPLQLLAPVMFGNYAIGEYKRISESLESWFTESWVKKLVDTVSMITEISSKMFASGSFPISPIHNAVRKVAELHEEAQKESDSFFAFHQKLNKAIKSTLNIMQVPNEEVERAREVMMVGASLIHDLNNINTAVLGASELGNFFLKRGNNQEAMEKILETIGIFKYDYSESAANLALRLLSPRGRDYDVSVSLSSKVNLKLPSNMEFAYFRSIYELLLNSIKYRDPNKATKIASIRQFIRGNNFVTTIEDNGSGIENVESALNPGNRFHQHLAGGTGMGLASVSKLAQQHGWNFSIHSTPGIGTMATIEMGLKQLPMLSANPAGQMFNSGTFMHTSPRTSPLPFSASNFAITSSMAFVKTCWLH
- the maf gene encoding septum formation protein Maf, with amino-acid sequence MKKPAVTLKKMLVVATASEARRNLITDLGIDPILESVDIDESAIAGEGLHDYVRRLAISKASAVIPPSAESIIVSVDTAIGIEDAIVGKPSDETHAIKILKELSGKTHEVLSSIALRDVECNTIDVETTRTKVRFNILSDAMISWYISTGEWKNRAGAYAIQGKGMSLVESLDGCLTNVIGISIPSFIRMISKYTL
- the dnaX gene encoding DNA polymerase III subunit gamma/tau; this translates as MSYQVLARKYRPQKFSDVVGQDHITTTLKNAIKSGRLHHAYMFTGARGIGKTTVARILAKALNCFSPVDAEPCGECQNCREITSGTLMDVQEIDGASNNSVDAVREISERVRYMPSSAKYKIYIVDEVHMLSTSAFNALLKTLEEPPAHVIFMFATTESHKIPATILSRCQRYDFRRIPSTLIAKELSRIAGNEGVKVDDSALRIIAHEATGSLRDAESLFDQAIAFSGDEITSEVIGRMLGTLDRKRLYGFLSAVMNRDSASALSLLEDAYRFGIDLVRFAVEILELIRHMLVISECKGDSKGIDLPPDEVAMLVKLVSGRASEEMLGMFNVWYRIAEDVSRSAFPKMLLEIGVMRMVRASDVKNIGEILARIDDIVSPGARRQVKDSAIPVQAPSTSKKSPEQAAALKFEPASSSSSPSDGGGGRWLEFMRWVSIQRPQIASILQNGVFVGIDGSLVKLSFNNMLYADMLTEEDRKKQLDDLMEKFFKNKMSVIVGVISDDSSGPDAARRKRDMMREALGNDIVKKTADILNARIHDVKVEGEDH